One window from the genome of Pseudomonadota bacterium encodes:
- a CDS encoding non-canonical purine NTP pyrophosphatase gives MPGRWDKIDKVLQDAFFVTGNRFKLEEVEAVLGKMRHVDLDLPELQELEPRKVVIAKAQAALNQGYSPVLIEDTSLSLVALNGLPGPLIKWFLKALGSEGVYQLAATRNDCRAEVRTIFGLALGPQSFIYGEGIVAGEVVPPRGSGFGWDSIFQPTGSSKTMGEMSKEEKALFSMRVKALHDLRNQLERFYQGQKHGQKEPPKG, from the coding sequence ATGCCGGGACGTTGGGATAAGATCGATAAGGTTCTTCAGGATGCGTTCTTCGTAACTGGAAACCGTTTTAAGCTCGAAGAGGTCGAGGCCGTTCTGGGCAAGATGCGGCACGTTGACCTAGACCTGCCTGAGCTGCAGGAGCTTGAACCCCGCAAGGTTGTGATCGCAAAGGCGCAGGCGGCGTTGAACCAGGGATACTCTCCAGTTCTGATCGAGGACACCTCGCTCTCGTTAGTGGCCCTCAACGGACTCCCCGGTCCACTTATCAAATGGTTCCTAAAAGCGCTCGGCAGCGAAGGGGTGTATCAGTTGGCGGCAACCCGTAATGATTGCAGAGCTGAGGTGCGCACTATATTTGGACTCGCCCTTGGACCGCAGAGCTTTATCTACGGAGAGGGGATCGTTGCGGGTGAGGTGGTACCTCCCCGTGGTAGCGGTTTCGGATGGGACTCTATCTTCCAACCAACCGGCAGCTCAAAAACTATGGGGGAGATGTCGAAAGAGGAGAAAGCTCTATTTAGTATGCGGGTAAAAGCGCTGCACGATCTCCGTAATCAGCTTGAGAGATTTTATCAGGGCCAAAAGCATGGGCAAAAAGAGCCCCCAAAAGGGTAG